The Kineococcus mangrovi region CGAGGCGCTGGCCCGGTGGAACCACCCCACCCGCGGTGTCCTGCCGCCGAGCGAGTTCATCGCCATGGCCACCAGCCCCGACCTGTCCGAGGCGTTCACCACCCGCGTCCTGGAAGCGGCCCTGGCCCAGTGCGGCACCTGGCTGCGGGCCGGTTACGAGGTGCCCGTCTCGATCAACGTCACCGCCCACTGCCTGCCCCGCCTGGCGCTGCCGATGCGGCTGCTCGACGCCCTGGGACGGCACGGCGTCCCGCCGCGGCTGCTGTGCCTGGAGCTCACCGAGGACATCCTGGTCGCTGACCCGGAGACGACCGCCCAGGTGCTCACCTCGCTGCGCCACACCGGGATCCGCTGTTCCGTGGACGACTTCGGCACCGGCTTCTCCTCGTTGTCCTACCTGCGCCGGCTACCGCTGGACGAGTTGAAGATCGACCGGTCCTTCGTCCTGGGGATGTTCCCCCACGGACCCGACGGGGCGGTCGACGACGTCGTGGTCGGGGCCGTCATCGACCTGGGCCACCGCCTGGGCGTCCACGTCGTCGCCGAAGGCGTCGAGCACCAGCGCGAGCTGGACGTCCTGACCCGGTTGGGGTGCGACAGCGTGCAGGGCTACCTGCACTCCCCACCCGTCCCCGCCGCTGCGTTCCCCCAGCACCTGCTCGAGACGAGCCGGACCACGCGCCCGCACCGGCTGCCCGTCTGACGGGCGGACCGCCCCCGGCCGCACCCGTGGCACCCGACCGTCAGAGCGCGCGCACCATCGTCACGTGCGGGATCCCGTCCTCCTGGAAGATCTCGCCGCGCGCGACGAAACCGAACCGGGCGTACCAGTGCTGCAGGTGGGCCTGCGCGTCGAGCACGACCTCGGAACCCTCGAGGAGTTCGAGGGCACGACCCATCAACCGCGCCGCCACCCCGGCACCGCGGAACTCCTCCGCCGTGGCGACCCGGCCGATCCGGCCGCGGCCGTCGGCGTCGCGCAGGACACGCAGCGTCGCGACGGGAGCGCCGTCGACCTCGGCCCACACGTGCACGCAGGTGGGTTCGAGGTCGCGGCCGTCGAGTTCGGGGTAGGCGCACCGCTGCTCGACGACGAACACGTCGACGCGCAACCGCATCAGCGCGTAGAGCACCGCGGGCGGGAGGTCGGCGAGCGCCGCCTCCCGCACCCGGGGCGGACTCACCCGAGAAGGTCGTGCCGGACGACGGTCTGCTCGCGGTCCGGGCCGACGCCGACGGCGCTGATGCGGGCGCCGGAGATCTGTTCGAGCGCCTCGACGTAGGCCTGGGCGTTCTTGGGCAGGTCCGACGTCGAGCGCGCCGCGGAGATGTCCTCGGTCCAGCCGTCGAAGTACTCGTAGACGGGTGTCGCGTGGTGGAAGTCGGTCTGCGACATGGGGATCTCGTCGTGGCGGACGCCGTCGACGTCGTACGCCACGCACACCGGGATGCGTTCCCAGCCGGTGAGGGTGTCGAGCTTGGTGAGGACGAAGTCGGTGACGCCGTTGATGCGGGCGGCGTACCGGGAGATGACCGCGTCGTACCAGCCGGTGCGGCGCGGGCGGCCGGTCGTGGTGCCGAACTCCCCGCCGTCCTGGCGCAGCTTCTCGCCGTCGGCGTCGAGCAGTTCGGTCGGGAACGGGCCCTCGCCGACCCGGGTGGTGTACGCCTTGACGACGGCGACGATCCGGTCGATGCGGTTCGGCGGGATGCCCGCCCCCGTGCACGCCCCGGCCGCCGTCGCGGAGGAGGACGTGACGAACGGGTAGGTGCCGTGGTCGATGTCGAGCATGGTCGCCTGGCCGCCCTCGAACAGGACGACCTCGTCGCGGTCCAGGGCGCGGGACAGTTCCAGGGAGACGTCGGTCACCATGGGCCGCAACCGGTCGGCGTAGGAGAGGAGGGTCTCGACCGTCTCGTCGACCGACACCGCGCGGCGGTTGTAGTGCTTGACCAGCAGGTGGTTCTTCTGGTCGAGGGCGCCTTCGACCTTCTGCCGCAGGATCGACTCGTCGAACAGGTCCTGGACGCGGATCCCGACCCGGTTGATCTTGTCCGCGTAGGACGGGCCGACGCCGCGACCGGTGGTGCCGATCTTGCGCTTGCCCAGGAAGCGCTCGGTGACCTGGTCGAGCACGCGGTGGTAGGGGGCGATGACGTGCGCCGAGGCGGACACGAGGAGCTTGGAGCAGTCGACCCCGCGGGCCGTCATCGCCTCGAGCTCCTCGAACAGGACGGACAGGTCCACGACGACGCCGTTGCCGATGACCGGTGTGACGCCCGGGGTGAGGATGCCGCTGGGGAGCAGGTGCAGCGCGTACTTCTCGTCACCGACGACGACGGTGTGCCCGGCGTTGTTGCCGCCGTTGAACTTCACCACGTAGTCCACGCGTGCGCCGAGGGCGTCGGTGGCCTTGCCCTTGCCCTCGTCCCCCCACTGGGCGCCGACGAGCACGATCGCGGGCATTGAGATCCCCTGCTTCCTGGTGACGACTGTCCGGGTGCTGCACGGCCCCACGGACCACCGGCCCAGCGAAGGGGGCGGTCGCCGCAGACCACGACGAGCTTACCGGGTGGTGGACCCGCGGCGACCTGCTCGCGCTCAGCCGGCGAACCGCTCGGCGAGGTGGCGCCCCAGCGCCGTCCCCGACTCCCACGCCGTCTGCACCTTGGACCGTTCGCCCCAGGCGTCCCCGCAGACGCCGATCCCGCTCTCCTCGTCCCACCCGAACGGGGCGTCCTCGTGCTGGCGCAACGGGCTCGCCAGCGACCAGCGGTGCGCGCGGGCCCACGTGGGCTCGGGCGCGGCCGCGACCCCGAGCATCGGCCCCAGGCTCGCCAGCACGGGTGCGACGACGCT contains the following coding sequences:
- a CDS encoding GNAT family N-acetyltransferase encodes the protein MRLRVDVFVVEQRCAYPELDGRDLEPTCVHVWAEVDGAPVATLRVLRDADGRGRIGRVATAEEFRGAGVAARLMGRALELLEGSEVVLDAQAHLQHWYARFGFVARGEIFQEDGIPHVTMVRAL
- a CDS encoding adenylosuccinate synthase is translated as MPAIVLVGAQWGDEGKGKATDALGARVDYVVKFNGGNNAGHTVVVGDEKYALHLLPSGILTPGVTPVIGNGVVVDLSVLFEELEAMTARGVDCSKLLVSASAHVIAPYHRVLDQVTERFLGKRKIGTTGRGVGPSYADKINRVGIRVQDLFDESILRQKVEGALDQKNHLLVKHYNRRAVSVDETVETLLSYADRLRPMVTDVSLELSRALDRDEVVLFEGGQATMLDIDHGTYPFVTSSSATAAGACTGAGIPPNRIDRIVAVVKAYTTRVGEGPFPTELLDADGEKLRQDGGEFGTTTGRPRRTGWYDAVISRYAARINGVTDFVLTKLDTLTGWERIPVCVAYDVDGVRHDEIPMSQTDFHHATPVYEYFDGWTEDISAARSTSDLPKNAQAYVEALEQISGARISAVGVGPDREQTVVRHDLLG